The nucleotide sequence TTACGGCTGGGGCCCGTACATGAATGGTGGCGTCGAGGGCGATGGCGACGCGGCCATGGCCACGCCGTGGATCGGCTCGCAGGTCTGGGCCGTGGACGTGACCACGCCCGCGCAGCCGGTGGTGCTCAGCAAGCTTCCCGTCGACGGCGAGGTGGATGAGTCGCGCATCGTGGGCAACGTGCTCTACGTCGTGTCCAACGTGTGGGGCTACTACGAGTGGGACTGGTCGCAGAGCTACGAGAGCCTCACCTACGTCCAGAGCTTCGACCTCACCGATCCCACGCACCTCAAGAGCGTGCAGCGCCTCGACTTCCCCGCCGACGGCTGGAGCATCCACGCCAACGTCACCGAGAGCCGCATCGTGCTCAGCGAGTCGGGCTGGAACTACGACCCCGACGCGGGCACGGACACGCCCATCACCCAGTTCATGCCCATCGACATCACCGATCCCGCGGGCGCCATGAACCTCGGAACCAGCTTCAGCACCGAGGGCCAGGTGCAGGACCGCTGGGCGCTCGACTACGACGCGTCGACGCAGCTCTTCCGCGCCGTGCTCCAGAACGACTGGGGCAACGCGGGCGGCTCGCTGCAGATCTGGAGCGCGCCCGACGTGAACACCGCCTCGCACGTGGGCTCGCTGGCGCTGAACGTGGCCGAGTCCATCACCGCGGCCAGCTTCGACGGCCCGCGCGCGTACATCGTGAGCGCCTACTGCACGGATCCGCTCTGGATCATCGACACCAGCAACCCCGCGCAGCCGGTGGTGAAGGGCTCGGTGCAGATGTCGGGCGCGCTCGACTTCATCCTGCCCCGCGGCAACCAGCTCCTCGCGCTCGGCCATGACTCCGACGGCTGCATGGCCTGGGAAGGCACCGGCCAGCTCGCGGTCTCGCTCTTCGACGTGACCGATCCCACGCAGCCGACGATGCTCTCGCGCGTCGACTTCGGGCAGCAGTACAGCTACCTCAACGTCAGCAACGACGACTTCCGCAAGGCGTTCCAGGTGCTCGACGACCAGGGCCTCATCCTGGTGCCCTTCCAGAGCTGGGACCAGACCAACTGGACCTACGCCGGCGGCACGCAGCTCATCGACCTCGGCGCGAACGCGCTCACCCTGCGCGGCTTCGCGGAGCACGCGGGCAACATCGAGCGCGCGTTCCCGGTGCAGGACAAGCTCGCGGCGCTCTCCGACCGCAGCCTGCAGATCCTCGACGCCACCAACCGCGACGCGCCGTCGACGGTGGCCACGCTGGATCTCGCACGGCCGGTCATCAACCTGGCCGTGGTGAATGGCAAGGCCGTGGAGCTCAGCGGGGACTGGTCGCTCGGCGACACGGTGCTCGCGGTGACCGACGCGGCCACGCCGGACCAGGGCGTGCCCGACGCGACCGTGGATCTCGTGGCGCCCTACGCGCGCATGTACCAGGACGGCAACATCATGTGGGTGCTCGCGCAGGACTACTCGAACAACAAGGCGTGGATTCAGGGCGTGGATATCTCGAACCCGGCCTCGCCCACGCTGCGCGGCCGCCTGGATCTGGATCCGAGCACCATCGGCTACGTCTACGGCGACTCCTGGAGCTGGGGCTACGGCGCCGAGGCGGTGCAGGTGGGCCACTCGCTGGTGCTCCACAACGAGTTCTACGGCTGCTGGGAGTACTGCGGCACCGGCTACGTGCAGCAGCCCGACAACATCCAGGTCATCGACCTCTCCAACCCGGACGCGCCGAGCCTCTCGCCGGCGGTCGCGCTCTCGGGCAGCGACTGGAGCTGGGGCCTCACCGCCGTCGGCAACTACGCGTGGATCACGCACTACCAGTGGTGGGACTACAACGGCGGCTGGGTGAAGTACTACGTCGACCGCATCGACGTGACGGACCCGGCGCACCCCAAGGTCGTGGAGAGCATCAACGTGCCGGGCGTGTTCTTCAGCGCCTCGGCCGACGGCAAGACCATCTACACGCAGGACGTGGAGTGGAACCAGGGCGCGAACTACAGCTACACGGCCACGACCTACGTGAACGCGCTGCAGCTGCTCGGCAACGGCACGGCGGTGCTCACCGGCACGGTGTCCTTGAACGGCTACCCCGACGGCGCGACGGTGGACGGCTCGCACGCGTACGTGGAGACCTGGAACTACGGCAACTCCACCTCGAGCGCGTCACTGGTCACCATCGACCTGAACCAGATGAGCGTGACCAACACGCAGCAGATCGGCTCGAGCTGGAGCTGGCTGCGCAAGGTTGCGGGCGGCAAGCTCTTCCTCGACGCCAGCTGGTACGACGAGAGCATCCTCATCTACGACCTGGCGGACCCGGCGAACCCGAGCTTCCAGGGCGACGTGCAGACCGCAGGCTGGGTGAATGACATCGTCGTCGACGGCAACACCGCGTACCTGCCCTCGGGCTACTACGGCGTGCCGGTGCTGGACCTCACGCCGGGCTCGCAGCTGCCTCCGGGGATTTGACCGGAATGTGAAGAATGGGCGCCCCGTCTCCGTGAGGAGGCGGGGCGTTCTCGTTTCAGAGCGCGTCGGTCATGGCCTCGTCGAGCGCGTCGAGGGTCAGCCCATAGTCGCTCTGGAGCATCGCCTCCAGGCTCTGGGTCTTGAGGTGGCCCAACGCAGCGGTGAAGCCGTCGTAGTCGTGGGCCTCGAGCAGGACCGCCACCGCCAACGTGGACTCCGCATAGGCCAGCCCCACGTCGCGCCGAAGCAGATCCAGCCGTCCGTCGAGCTCGCGCACCGATGGAAGCTGGTTCTTCCGCTTCAGCCAGCTCAACACCGGGCGAGGGTCTTCGATCCCCTTCTTGCCCACGTACGCCAGCCGGACGTTCTCGGCGATGCCCTCGTTCATCCACCGCGGGAGCTTGCCGCCGGAGAGGTCCCCCGCCACGGTGTGCGTGAACTCGTGAATCATCGTCACGGTGAAGTCGCGATCGATCTTCAGGCCGCAGTTCACGACGATTTCCTTGCCGTTCCAATAGCCACCCGCGTTGGCCTGGCCCGTGCCCTTGTGCTTCTCCGCGTACTCGTTCTTGTCCATCAAGACGACCTTCGTCTTCACGGGCCGCTCGTAGCCGAGCTTGCTCGAGACGAATGCGTAGGTCGTCTCCAACGACTTCTCCACATCTCCCTCGAAGCTGAACATGCCGCCGCCGCGGCGGGTCAGGCTCTCCGAGTAGGTGAAGACGAAGTGGTCCGACTCGACGCGCGAGAGCTCCTCCGAAGCGACAATTGAACCTGCGTCCAGCGGCGCCGCCGGCACGTCGCGGGCCGGGGCGGCCGGCATTTGGATGGTCGGGGGCTCTGCCGCGCGTTGGCGAAGATCGGCAGCCATCGCCTCGCGCGACTTGGTCCAACCGGCGCTGGCCTGGAGCAGCTTGTCACCGGCGCCAGGGACGTGGGCCTGGGTCGCGCGCTGGAACATGGCCAGCGCCACCGCGTAGTCGTGCTCTTCCATGGCGAGGTCGCCGCGTCCAAGCAGCGCCTCGGGAAACGCCGGTGCGAGGGAGAGCGCCGCCTCGAAGTGGCTCGCCGCGTCGCCGCGGAGCTCGAGGCCGAGCTCGAGCTGCGCCAGGAGCGTGAGGTGCGGTGCGGTTCGGTCGAGCTGGGCGGCCTTCTCGGCGAGCGCCACGGCCACGTTGAGATCATCCCGGCTCGCCTGCGCGCCCTGGACGAGCGCGAGCGCCACCGCCTTGCGGTCCGCGTCCTTGTAGTCGGCTGGTGTGACCGCGCCGAACTCCATCAGCAGCGCATCGGCGTCCTTCTTGGCGGCGAGGGCCTTCGCACGCGAGGCCGGAGGCGCAGCGAGCAGTGCAATCGCGAGGAGAATCGGCGGCGTCATCGGCGGGGCAGGTGCACGCCCCGTGGCCCACGATACGCGAAACTCGTGGTGGCTGTGGAGATCCAGAAATAGGCGCCGGGCGAGTCGCTACTCCCGGCAAACGCCCGGGCCGCCATCGACCTCGCACTCCCAGCCCACCGGGCAGTCCAGCGGGCTCGCGCAACCCACGGTGCATATCCCGTCGATGCAGCTGCCGTGCACCAGGCCCGCCATCGTGCAGTCCGCGTCCTGCTGGCACTGGCCGCCGAGGCCGCCGCCGCCCTCGCAGGAGGTGATCTCGCTGTCCTGCGGCACGCAGAGCCCGCCCGTGCAGCGGAAGCCGTAGTCGCTCGGGTGTCCGCAAGGCTGACCGCAGTCCGCGTCCTGCTGGCAGGCGAACTCGCAGATCATCGAGCTGAACGCGCTCACGCACCGCCCGCCCGGGCCGCAGTCGAAGTCGCCCGCGCACGTGGCGCAGCCTTGCACCTGTGCCACGCACTGGTGCTCGTGGCACACGCTGCCCGGGCCGCCGCAGTCCTGGTCCTGCACGCACGCGTAGCACTGGCCGTCGTTCGGGTCGCAGTGCAGACCGTTGTTGCAGCCCGCGCCGGTGCGGCAGTCCCAGCCGCCGTCGGTGTCACCCTCGCCGCCGTCGGAGTCGAAGTCGAAGTGGTCGTCGTGCTCGGCTTCGCTGCTCTCCGAGCAGCTCGAGTGCGCGTCGGTCTCGCCGCTCGCGAGCACCACCTGCAGCTCGTAGCAGCCCACGGGCAGCGCGCCGAGTCGGGCCACGCCGTCGTCGCCGGTCACGCCCGAGAGCGGCGTTCCGACGATGGAGACCTGCGCGCCGCTCGCGTTGGCGAACGCGCGGCGCACGTTGATGACGAAGCCGGGCGCGGCGCTCAGGTTGAGCGCGCCCACATTGGCGCCGCCTGCGGCCATGGTCCCGCCGCCCTGGCCGGCGCTCGCCGACGCGCTGGCCACGAGCTGGAACGGACCGAGCGGTACGTTCGCAATGGTGAACGAGCCATCGGCGGCGCTGGTGGTCGCGAGCTCGTGGTGACCAGAGATGAACACCAGCGCCTGTGCGCTCCCCGCCCCGACGAGCTGGCCGGAGACCGAGCCCTGCTCGAGGGGTTTGTTGTTCAAGCCGCCCACGCACCCGGCGAGGGCAAGCAGGATCACCGCGCGCCGCATGTTCCCTAGACCCGCGGAGGGTCGCTGGCGTTCACGCGCGCTCATGGCCGCCACCCCAGCCCAGCCCAGAGCGCGCCCTGGCCCAGGATCCGCGACTGCGCATCGACGGCGATGACCTCCGCCGACACGTCCGCACGCACGAAGAGCTCGAGCCGCTCCGACACGGGCAGGGAGAGCCCACCCGTCAAGCCGGGGCTGACCACGAAGTAGCTCTGCGTGGTCTGGAACGTCGCGAGGTCAAAGCGGCGCTGCAGGTACACGGCGCCGATGCGCGGCCCGGCGTCGAGGTGCACCGGTCCAATGCGCGCGCCGTACGTCGCCGACGTGCCCAGCTGCAGCCCGAGGTAGTGGAAGGGAACGCTCTGCCCGGCCTGCTCCATGGCGGCCGTCTGCAGCGTCCGCGTGCCCGCGGCCACGGCGCCGTCGAAGCGCAGGCCCACGCGCCTGGCGATGGCGCCGTCCCACGCGAGCGAGAGCTGCAGGGCGGGCGTGGGACCGGCGACCGTGCGACTGGCGTCGGCGTCGAGGAAGCCCTGGTAGCCGACCGCGGCGCCGAGCAGGAACGGCGAGTTGCCGTGGCGCGCGAGCAGATCGCCGACGTCCACGCGCTCGCCGAGCCCGAGGTTCATGTTGGTGTCGAGCACCGGCGCGCCATCGCCCTTGAGGATCTGCACGCGGTGGCTGCCCGCCGCGAGCGACTGCCCGCCCGGGAGCGCCATCGCCTCGTCGCCGTCGACGCGCAGCGAGAGCCCATCGAGCGACGCTTCATAACCAAAAAGCTCAGGTTGCCCGAGGCGATCGATCTTGCCCTCGAGCACCACCGGATCCGCGCCGACCTCGAGGATGCGCGCGCTCGGCTTCTGTTCCCCGTGCGTGAAGGCATAGGTGCGGCGCCGCGCGTAGTCATGCGCTTCGGTGGCGGTCACGGCGCCGTCGCCATTGCGATCCGCCGGACGCTCGAGCGCCTCGACGAGGAAGTGGGTGTAGATGTCGTTTCCGAGCGCCTCGTCCTCGCGCGCGGTCTCGCCCCAGTCGCACGCGGCCAGCACGATCGACGCGCGGCTCTGCTCCTCGAGCGGCCGCGGGAAGAAGTCGGCCTTGGTGCCCTCGAGCTCCTTCTCCACGTCCGGCGGAAGCAGCGACTTGCCTGCGCCCGAGTGGCACATGGCGAGCACCAGGACTTTTCGCCGCGAAGGGAGCTTCTCCAGCTCGCGCTCGACGTCGTCCATCTCCAGGCCCGTGGACTTCACGTCGCCGATGCGCGTGTCGGAGGCGACCACGTAGCGCTTGAGCGAACCGGACGCGTCGCGCGCGAGCGTGCCGTGGGTGGAGAAGTAGACGAGCACCACGTCGTCGGGCGAGGTGTTGCGCGTCGCGAGCTCGCGAATCGAACCGAGCAGCGCCTCGCGGCGGCTCTCCTCGGGCGTGGTGCGCACCGCGACGTCGAAGCCGCCGCGCGCCGGGTCCGCGAGCACCCGCGCGAGATCGGTCGCGTCCTTGCTGGCGAAGCGCAGCCCGCGCCAACCCGCGTCGTCGAAGGTGTCGATGCCCACCACGAGCGCGAGGCGCTTTCCGGCATGGGCGGCGTCGAGCGCCTCCGGCTTTACCTTGAGCGCGACCATGTCGCCCTTCTCCGTCTGCGCCGAAGCGCACGCGAAGAGCAGCAAGCAGGCCGCAAGGAGCGGCGTATGCGGGTGGCGCCGCATGGCGTTCACGCCCTCAATGCTACCTATCTCCGAACGACCACGTCGAATGCAGCGGTCGCGGCCCCTGAAATTGCCTCTCCCCGTGCGGCGGCGCGGGCCTCGTCGGCGGTGAGGGCGCGCTCGCTGGCCACCACGGCCACGTGCTGCGTGCCCACCTGGCCGTGCAAGGCCACGCCTGCAAGCTGCCCGCCGTGATGCAAGTCGTGGACGCCGCCTTCCACCGGCTCGTTGAGCAGCAACACCTCGGCATCGCCGGTTCCGGCACGCACCACGCTCACCTGGAGCGCGCGCGGCAGCTCCACGCGCAGCGAGAGCGACGCGTCTTCGGGATAGGCCGAGCCGCGCACACCGCGCTCGACCTTGCCATCCGGATGCACCACCGCGAACGACGCCGACACGGAGAGCGACGCCGCGCCCTTGACGCCGTCGTCCACTGGCGGGCCGGGACGAAGCACGATCGCGAATCCCACCGCGGCCGCGAGCGCAGCGCCCACGGCAATCGGCGCGAACCAGCGCCGACGCGGCGCGCCCACGCGGGTCAGGATCTTCTCGACGGCTCCCGGTCGAATCGGCGTCGCCTTCGCGTTCGCGAGCAGCAGCGCGTCCACCGCGCCATCGAGCGCGTCGGCACCGTCGAGCGCTTGCACCCGCTCGGAACACACGTCGCAGCCGGCACGCAAGTGCTCGCGGAGCTCAGCGTCCATCGACGCTGGCGCGGCGAGGAGCGCGCGATACGAAGCTTCGTCGAGGTGCTTCATGTGCCCACCTTCTTTCCCCTCGGCGATGCGTCGTCGTCGTCGGCGCCGAGCCGGGCCAGCAGTTGCAGCTTCACGCGCGCGCGAAAGCGCTCCAGTCGCATGGCGACGGCGCTCTTCGTCTCCTGGTTGCGGTCGGCGATCTCGCGAAGGCTGAGCTCGCCCTCGAGGTAGAAGAGGGTCACCGTCTGCTTCTCGGCGCCCTCGGGCAGCGACGCGATCAGCTCGCGCACGATGTGCCGCTCCTGCTCCGCGGCGAGCTGCACCACCGGGGGCGGCGCCACCTCTTCGAGCGGCAGGCGCGCCAGCTCCGCGTGCACGCGTCCCTCGGCCTGGCGAGTCGCATGTCGGCTCAAGCAGCGGTTCCGCGCGATTTGAAGCAGCCAGGGCCGGAACTGCTCCGGGTCGCGGAGCCGGGAGAGCGCGTTGAACGCACGGATGAAGGTCTCCTGGACCACGTCGGCCACCTCGTCGGCGTCGAGCCTCCCGAACCCCTCCACCAACCTGG is from Deltaproteobacteria bacterium and encodes:
- a CDS encoding beta-propeller domain-containing protein gives rise to the protein MKRAIVMLVTATATLGLMACGGDKKTLAGNTGTTTGTNGHVPTYGVGSSEFVSKAPGYGGGGAPGTVNDGAGGETTGGATSGGATGSNGTGTSGGTGGSGSSAPRGIQEADIYKVAGNTLYVLNQYRGLQIIDVTDLTHPNLLAKVPVVGTPKDLYVEGNVAYVVVSDSFYYGWGPYMNGGVEGDGDAAMATPWIGSQVWAVDVTTPAQPVVLSKLPVDGEVDESRIVGNVLYVVSNVWGYYEWDWSQSYESLTYVQSFDLTDPTHLKSVQRLDFPADGWSIHANVTESRIVLSESGWNYDPDAGTDTPITQFMPIDITDPAGAMNLGTSFSTEGQVQDRWALDYDASTQLFRAVLQNDWGNAGGSLQIWSAPDVNTASHVGSLALNVAESITAASFDGPRAYIVSAYCTDPLWIIDTSNPAQPVVKGSVQMSGALDFILPRGNQLLALGHDSDGCMAWEGTGQLAVSLFDVTDPTQPTMLSRVDFGQQYSYLNVSNDDFRKAFQVLDDQGLILVPFQSWDQTNWTYAGGTQLIDLGANALTLRGFAEHAGNIERAFPVQDKLAALSDRSLQILDATNRDAPSTVATLDLARPVINLAVVNGKAVELSGDWSLGDTVLAVTDAATPDQGVPDATVDLVAPYARMYQDGNIMWVLAQDYSNNKAWIQGVDISNPASPTLRGRLDLDPSTIGYVYGDSWSWGYGAEAVQVGHSLVLHNEFYGCWEYCGTGYVQQPDNIQVIDLSNPDAPSLSPAVALSGSDWSWGLTAVGNYAWITHYQWWDYNGGWVKYYVDRIDVTDPAHPKVVESINVPGVFFSASADGKTIYTQDVEWNQGANYSYTATTYVNALQLLGNGTAVLTGTVSLNGYPDGATVDGSHAYVETWNYGNSTSSASLVTIDLNQMSVTNTQQIGSSWSWLRKVAGGKLFLDASWYDESILIYDLADPANPSFQGDVQTAGWVNDIVVDGNTAYLPSGYYGVPVLDLTPGSQLPPGI
- a CDS encoding caspase family protein — encoded protein: MRRHPHTPLLAACLLLFACASAQTEKGDMVALKVKPEALDAAHAGKRLALVVGIDTFDDAGWRGLRFASKDATDLARVLADPARGGFDVAVRTTPEESRREALLGSIRELATRNTSPDDVVLVYFSTHGTLARDASGSLKRYVVASDTRIGDVKSTGLEMDDVERELEKLPSRRKVLVLAMCHSGAGKSLLPPDVEKELEGTKADFFPRPLEEQSRASIVLAACDWGETAREDEALGNDIYTHFLVEALERPADRNGDGAVTATEAHDYARRRTYAFTHGEQKPSARILEVGADPVVLEGKIDRLGQPELFGYEASLDGLSLRVDGDEAMALPGGQSLAAGSHRVQILKGDGAPVLDTNMNLGLGERVDVGDLLARHGNSPFLLGAAVGYQGFLDADASRTVAGPTPALQLSLAWDGAIARRVGLRFDGAVAAGTRTLQTAAMEQAGQSVPFHYLGLQLGTSATYGARIGPVHLDAGPRIGAVYLQRRFDLATFQTTQSYFVVSPGLTGGLSLPVSERLELFVRADVSAEVIAVDAQSRILGQGALWAGLGWRP
- a CDS encoding RNA polymerase sigma factor, which produces MSDDATLVQQAARGSREAYRALFERHHAQVARLVEGFGRLDADEVADVVQETFIRAFNALSRLRDPEQFRPWLLQIARNRCLSRHATRQAEGRVHAELARLPLEEVAPPPVVQLAAEQERHIVRELIASLPEGAEKQTVTLFYLEGELSLREIADRNQETKSAVAMRLERFRARVKLQLLARLGADDDDASPRGKKVGT